Proteins from one Juglans microcarpa x Juglans regia isolate MS1-56 chromosome 1S, Jm3101_v1.0, whole genome shotgun sequence genomic window:
- the LOC121247407 gene encoding TIR-only protein-like, protein MLITGKVAVIVATSRLQAFMPKSFARPYCGPNRVQTVAVPPHDVFISHRGPDTRRNFAGLLHDRLLMRGHRPFIDYRNLKAGDKLSEKIDTAVRDCKVGVLVFLPRYCESSYCLHEMALLMEYEKRVIPIFYNVKPSQLRVGDNVSYGPCVSEKELERLSRTLEEAKNIVGLSFDSSRGYWPEFLKSASDAIIEQLG, encoded by the coding sequence atgctaatcACAGGAAAAGTAGCGGTTATAGTAGCCACGTCGCGGTTACAAGCTTTCATGCCCAAGTCCTTTGCTCGTCCTTACTGCGGGCCGAACCGTGTCCAAACAGTAGCAGTACCCCCGCACGACGTGTTCATAAGCCACCGAGGTCCCGATACCAGAAGAAACTTTGCTGGTTTACTCCACGACCGCCTTCTCATGCGGGGGCATAGGCCTTTCATCGACTACCGAAACTTGAAAGCTGGTGACAAATTGTCCGAAAAGATTGATACCGCCGTTCGAGATTGTAAAGTCGGTGTCCTAGTGTTCTTGCCAAGATATTGTGAGTCCTCCTATTGTCTCCATGAAATGGCTCTGCTAATGGAGTACGAGAAAAGAGTTATACCCATCTTTTATAATGTCAAACCGTCCCAGCTTCGGGTTGGAGACAACGTATCCTATGGACCTTGTGTTTCAGAGAAAGAGCTTGAGAGATTGAGCAGAACACTTGAAGAAGCTAAAAATATCGTTGGACTTAGCTTTGATTCATCAAGAGG